GATGGGCGTGACGTCGGCGAGGGCGTCGAACGGCAGGCTCTTGTAGACGCTCGGGAAGATCACGTGGTTGTTGGACACCACGCCCAGCGTGAAGCCGTCCGGCGGCGACTTGACGAGCGCCGTGGTTCCGGTGATGCCGCCGGCACCGGGCTGGTTCTCGATCACGACCGGGTGCTTCAATGCAACGCCCAGGGCCTGCGAGCAGGCCCGCATGATGGTGTCGACACCCGAGCCGGCGCTCACCGGGAGGATGAAACGCACCGGCCGATCGCTGCCGCCCTGGGCCCGCGCGGCGGGCGATGCACCGAGCGCCAGGGCTGCGGCGACGCCGAGGAAGTCGCGGCGAGGCAAGCTCCCGTGTGGTGGGTCGAAGGTCTGGATCGTCATGGGTCGTCTCTCTTCGTTGTGGATGCGTGGCCCCGCCGACGGGCCGGTCTCGCCGGCGCCGCTCAAGCCAATGCGTGCCGTTCACGCATCTCGGTGATGGCGTCCCGACCGTAGCCCAGTTCGGCCAGCAGTTCGTCGGTGTGTTCCCCGAGGGTCGGTGGATCGAGCCGCACGCCGAGCCGTTCGCCGTCCATCGACAGCGGGAAGAGGGCGGTGCGCGCGGTCTGCCCGGCGCGCTCGCCGTCGGGCAGCCGGATCTCGGCCAGGCCGCCGGTGGCCAGCAGGTGCGGATCGTCGTAGAGGTCCTCCGGCCGGACGATGGGCGCGAAGGGCAGGCCGTGGCGCTCGAAGATCGCCGACAGCTCGGCCGCCGTGCGTGGCGCCAGGCGCACGCGCAGGTCGGCCAGCATCGAAGGCCGTGCGCGCACGCGCAGGTTGTTGGTCGCGAGCGACGGGTCGGCGAGCAGGTCGGCGAAGCCCAGCGCCGTGCAGAAGGTCCGCCATTGCGCATCGCTGACGGCGGCCAGGAAGATCTGCTCGCCGTCCTTCACGGTGAAGACGTCGTACAGCGCCCAGGCCGAGATGCGCTCGGGCATCGGCGCGGCGGCCTCGCCAGTGATGGCGTACTGCAGCATGTGCTGGCCGACCAGGAAAACGTTGTTCTCGAACAATGCCGAGCGCACCCGCTGACCGCGTCCGGTCTCGCGACGCTGCATCAGTGCGGCGAGCGCGCCGATGGCGCCGAACATCCCGCCCATAATGTCGTTCACGCTGCTGCCGGCGCGCAGGGGGTCGCCGGGCCGGCCTGTCATGTAGGCAAGCCCGCCCATCATCTGTACCACCTCGTCCAAGGCGGTGCGGTGCTCGTAGGGGCCAGGAAGGAATCCGGCATGGTCGACGTACACCAAGCCCGGATTGAGCCTGGACAGCGCTTCGTGGTCGAGGCCGTAACGCGCCATCACCCCGGGCTTGAAGTTCTGCGCCACGACATCCGCGCCCACGCACAGGCGCAGCGCCACCTCCAGACCCTCGGGCGTCTTCAGGTCGAGGGCGATGCTCTTCTTGTTGCGGTTGAACATTGGGAAGAAACCGGCGCCCGCGCCGAGCAGGCCGCGCGTACGGTCGCCCTCGATGGGCTCGACCTTCACCACGTCGGCGCCCAGGTCGGCCAGCACCATGCCGCAGGTCGGGCCCATCACCATGTGGGTGAACTCGATGACGCGGATGCCGGCCAGCGGCAGCGGTGCATGGGCCGCGCGGCCGGGAGCGGCGGCGTCGGGGCGAAGGAGCGTGGTGTCGGGATCGGTCATGGCGTCGATGGCGGTCATGCGCTGGCGGCGGTCTGCGGCGCCGCGACG
This genomic stretch from Comamonadaceae bacterium OTU4NAUVB1 harbors:
- a CDS encoding CoA transferase; the encoded protein is MVMGPTCGMVLADLGADVVKVEPIEGDRTRGLLGAGAGFFPMFNRNKKSIALDLKTPEGLEVALRLCVGADVVAQNFKPGVMARYGLDHEALSRLNPGLVYVDHAGFLPGPYEHRTALDEVVQMMGGLAYMTGRPGDPLRAGSSVNDIMGGMFGAIGALAALMQRRETGRGQRVRSALFENNVFLVGQHMLQYAITGEAAAPMPERISAWALYDVFTVKDGEQIFLAAVSDAQWRTFCTALGFADLLADPSLATNNLRVRARPSMLADLRVRLAPRTAAELSAIFERHGLPFAPIVRPEDLYDDPHLLATGGLAEIRLPDGERAGQTARTALFPLSMDGERLGVRLDPPTLGEHTDELLAELGYGRDAITEMRERHALA